TGCTTATCGTGAAGCAGAAGCTGGTAAGCAAGGAGCAGGTTTTGTTTCTGTACCGCAAGATGTTGTTGATGCTAAGGTAAATACAAAGGTAATCAAACCATTAATTGCACCAAAATTAGGGCCAGCAAGTCCGGTTGAATCGACATTATTGGCACAAAGAATTAAAGCTGCTCAAATGCCAGTATTACTTGTTGGGATGCGTGCATCTTCCCCTGAAGCAACAAAAGCTATTCGTGCATTAATTTCAGAGACTCATTTGCCAGTTGTTGAAACATTCCAAGGAGCCGGAATTATTCCGCGCGATATGGAGGACGACTTTTTTGGACGTGTTGGATTATTCCGTAATCAACCAGGAGATCAATTGCTTAAAAAGAGTGACTTAGTTATTGCAATTGGCTATGATCCTATTGAGTATGAACCAAGAAACTGGAATGCCACGGGAGATGCAAATATTGTTGTTATTGATACAATTGAATCTCAAATAGATAAGAACTTTCAGCCTGAGCGTGAATTAATTGGTAATATTGAGCAGACATTAGATTTCTTATTGCCATATATGAAGGGATATAAGGTTCCTGAGACGTCCCATGAATATCTCTCAGATTTACATGTCAAATTGGAGGAACGTGACGAAGCTCCTGCAGTTAAAGAAGATCAAATCTTAAATCACCCGTTGAGTGTTATTCGTGAAATGCAAAGTCACATAACTGATGATATGACGGTTACTGTTGATGTTGGAAGCTTCTATATCTGGATGGCTCGTCATTTTAGAAGTTATGCACCGCGTCATCTATTGTTCAGTAATGGGATGCAGACATTGGGTGTTGCTTTGCCATGGGCAATCGCAGCAGCGTTGGTTCGACCAAATGCACAAATTGTTTCCGTTTCTGGTGACGGTGGTTTTCTATTTTCTAGTCAGGACTTGGAAACAGCGGTTCGCCTTAATTTGAATATCGTACACATCATTTGGAATGATGGTAATTTCGACATGGTTAAATTCCAAGAGGAACTTAAGTATGGACAAGATGCCGGTGTTAAATTTGGTCCAGTTGATTTTGCTAAGTATGCTGAAAGTTTTGGTGCTACGGGAATGAAAGTTACCAAGGCAAGTGAACTTAAAGCGGTACTTGACAAGGCTTTTGCAACTAAAGGGCCTGTTGTTGTTGATATTCCAGTCGATTATAGTTTTAATCATGAACTGGGGACACAGATTTTGGAAGATCAGATTCATTAATTATAAGTTGGAAAGACAGGACTTATTTATAGGTGTTGTCTTTTACTTTAGACAGCGTATAATTGAGACATATCGAAAAGAGGTTGCAAATGATATTAGTAGCTGCTATGAAATGTTAAGGCATTGGTGACTTGCAGTGAAAGGAGATTTTGCCGAAATGACTAGTTGCTTTAACAACTAGTTGTTGGGATTCAGCTTAAGAGGCTGGGGACTGTCGTACAGATTTGTACGGAGAGCTATCGAGTATGACTTTTTATTAAATTATGGATTATAAAAGTCTTACTGCTGCTAGCGGTATGACTTTTTTATTTTATATTATTATCCACGTGTAAAAGGTTCGTTAACTGAAACACATGCTTGGTTGCCTCTTGAGAACTTAGGAGGAAGAATGGAAGCAAAAAGAGTTACAAGAAAAGTTAGTAGAACGCTAAAGACAAGGCATTTGTCAATGATTGCTCTTGGTGGAAGTATTGGAACAGGGTTATTTGTTGCAAGTGGTTCCGCAATTAGTACTGCAGGGCCTGGTGGTGCATTGGCAGCTTATATAGGAATAGGAATCATGGTCTATTTTTTGATGACTAGTCTAGGCGAGATGGCGACATATCTGCCGGTTACCGGATCTTTTGCGACTTATTCCAGTCGATTTGTCGATCCTGCTTTTGGGTTTGCAATGGGGTGGAATTATTGGTTCAACTGGGCAATCACTCTGGCGGTTGATGTTAGTACCGTTGCACTGGTAATGAAGTTTTGGTTTCCTCATGTACCAACATGGATATTTAGTATGGTAGCACTGATAATTATTTTTGCCATCAATGCCTTTTCGGTTTTGTCATTTGGTGAAGCTGAATACTGGATGTCACTAATTAAGGTAGTTACAGTCATTATTTTCTTAATAGTTGGTTTCCTGACAATCATTGGTATTATGGGAGGACATGCAGTAGGACTTGAGAATTTTGTTTATCACAAGGCACCATTTGTTGGTGGAGTTCCAACTTTACTGAGTGTTTTTGTAGTAGCAGGTTTTTCATTCCAAGGAACAGAGTTGATTGGAATTACAGCTGGTGAGTCTGCTACACCGGAAAAAAGTATTCCTAGAGCAATTAAACAAGTATTTTGGAGAATTTTGTTATTTTATATTCTGTCTATCTTTGTAATTGCTTGTTTAATTCCATATACAAGCTCTAACTTGTTAGGTTCAAGTGCAAGTGATATTGCAATTAGTCCGTTCACACTTGTTTTTAAAAGGGCAGGGTTAGCATCTGCTGCCAGTGTGATGAATGCAGTGATTTTAACTTCAGTAATTTCTGCCGCAAACTCAGGGATGTACGCTTCCACAAGAATGCTTTTTTCATTAGCACATCATGGAAATGCACCACGGATATTTAGCAGATTGAATACGAGAGGTGTTCCTTTTTATGCATTGTTAGGAACGACTGCGGTTGGATTATTGACCTTCTTTGCCAGTATATATGGTACTAGAATATACTCATTTTTATTAAGTGCCAGTGGACTGACTGGATTTATTGCTTGGCTTGGAATTGCAGTCTCACATTATCGTTTTAGAAAAGCATTTAAGGTACAGGGAAAATCATTGGATGATCTGAGATATCATGCAAAATGGTTCCCATTTGGTCCAATTCTCTCTTTCGTTTTGTGTGTATTGGTAATTATAGGGCAGGACTTGAAGTCGTTTGCTAACTGGGATTGGCAGGCGATAGGTGTTAGTTACATGAGTATTCCACTATTTTTAATTTTATTTTTCTACTATAAGTTCAAGTATCATACAAAAATGATCCCGTTGGAAAAAGTCGATTTGACACCCCATGATATTGCTAGTAAAAAAATAGATTAAGAGTTGCAATTTTATTGAAAAAATATTACTATTAATCATAGATGATATATCAGAAAACACTAGAGTACGCCTTAAGTAGACTTTCAGAGACATGATGGTTGGTGCGAATCATGAAGTCGAAATTCCAGCGTTCGTTATGTGGGCAGGTAATGCTGCACGGGAGACCGTTATTTTAGTTGAGTGCGATTTTATTAAAATCGAACTTGGGTGGTACCGCGAATGAAGTCTTTTCGTCCCAATTGAGGGATGAGAAGGCTTTTTTAATTTAGAAAAATTAGGAGGAATGTGGAGATGTTAGATATTAAGATGATCCGTCTTAATGAGGATGAAGTTAAGACAAGGTTGGCAACGCGTAATGTTAAACCTGAAACAATTGATGAGTTGCTTGAACAAGATAAAATTCGGCGTGAATTGGTTGTTAAAACAGAAACTCTGAAACAAAAAAGAAATGAAGCATCTCAAGCAATTGCACAAGCAAAGAGAAATAAGGAAGATGCAGCAAAAGCGATTGCTGAGATGAAAGAAGTCGGCAATGAGATTAAAAAACTTGATGAACAACTTAATGTTGTGAATGACAAGGTTCTTGATAAGGCAGCAAGATTGCCTAATTTACCTAATCCAACTATCCCCGTTGGTCCGGATGAGGAATCGAATGTAGAGATCAAAGTTGTTGGAACTCCTCGCAAATTCGCTTTCGAACCTAAGGCACATTGGGAGATAGGTGAGAAACTTGGAATTTTAGATTTCGAACGTGGTGCGAAGGTTTCAGGCAGTCGTTTTCTATATTACAAAGGCTGGGGTGCGCGCTTAGAGCGTGCTATCTATAACTTTATGTTAGATGAGCATTCTAAAGAAGGTTATACAGAAGTTTTACCACCCTATATGGTAAATGGTGCTTCAATGTTTGGCACAGGTCAATTTCCTAAGTTTAAAGAAGATGTTTTTCAAATTGAAGGGCAGGATTTAACTTTAATTCCTACGGCAGAGGTACCTTTAACAAATTATTATCGGGATGAAGTTATTCCAGATGAAGATTTACCAGTATATTTTACAGCTTTATCACCGTCTTTTAGATCGGAAGCTGGCAGTGCAGGTAGAGATACAAGAGGACTAATAAGATTACATCAATTTAACAAGGTAGAGATGGTTAAGTATTGTAAACAAGAGACATCTTATGACGAATTAGAGAAAATGACGCTAAATGCTGGCAATATCCTTGATAAGTTAGGACTTCCTTACCATGTTATTACGCTTTCAACCGGTGATATGGGCTTTTCTGCAGCTATGACTCACGATGTTGAAGTTTGGATGCCATCACAACATGTCTATCGTGAAATTTCAAGTTGTTCTAATTGCGAAGATTTTCAAGCACGAAGAGCACACATTCAGTATCGTGATCAAGATGGCAAATTGAAGTTTGTGCATACATTGAATGGTTCTGGTCTTGCTGTTGGAAGAACTGTAGCGGCAATTATTGAGAATTACCAAAACGAGGATGGAACGATTGCTGTTCCAGAAGTGCTTCAACCATATTTAAATGGATTAGAGATCATTGAATAAACAAACATTTAATCACAATAGTAATTAAATGAGAGGGTAACGCTTATCAACTAGGCGTTACTTTTTTTGTACAAATAAGGTGTATTATTTGACAATATAAATTATTAAGAACAAAAAATAAAAAAAGTTGTTGACGCAATAAAAAATAGTTGGTATGATATTCATTGTTGTCAAGGAGATTGATTGCTTTTTTCTTCTTGGAAGGACATACATAATGAGGTTGTTTTAATGAATTGTTGGTTTTGAAAATCCATGATAAAGTAAAAAAAATGTGTTGACAATTCAGCAGCTGATGTGTATAATAATTTCTTGTGTCATGTCTAAAAGTAGACCTTTGAAAACTGAACAAAGTTTCGACAAATCAAATGTGTAGGGTCTCTTGTTTAGTACAAGAGCAAACATTTGCGAAGTCAATTCGCTAGTAAATAAGTAATTAAAGAGTCACAAACTTTTAAAATGAGAGTTTGATCCTGGCTCAGGACGAACGCTGGCGGCGTGCCTAATACATGCAAGTCGAACGAAAAACTTTCACCGAATGCTTGCATTCACGAAAGTTTTGAGTGGCGAACGGGTGAGTAACACGTGGGTAACCTGCCCAGAAGAGGGGGATAACACTTGGAAACAGGTGCTAATACCGCATAATAACAAAAACCGCATGGTTTTTGTTTGAAAGATGGTTTTGCTATCACTTCTGGATGGACCCGCGGCGTATTAGCTAGTTGGTAAGGTAAAGGCTTACCAAGGCAATGATACGTAGCCGAACTGAGAGGTTGATCGGCCACATTGGGACTGAGACACGGCCCAAACTCCTACGGGAGGCAGCAGTAGGGAATCTTCCACAATGGACGAAAGTCTGATGGAGCAACGCCGCGTGAGTGAAGAAGGTTTTCGGATCGTAAAACTCTGTTGTTAGAGAAGAACGTGTGTGAGAGTAACTGCTCATGCAGTGACGGTATCTAACCAGAAAGCCACGGCTAACTACGTGCCAGCAGCCGCGGTAATACGTAGGTGGCAAGCGTTGTCCGGATTTATTGGGCGTAAAGGGAACGCAGGCGGTTTTTTAAGTCTGATGTGAAAGCCTTCGGCTTAACCGAAGTCATGCATTGGAAACTGAAAGACTTGAGTGCAGAAGAGGAGAGTGGAACTCCATGTGTAGCGGTGAAATGCGTAGATATATGGAAGAACACCAGTGGCGAAAGCGGCTCTCTGGTCTGTAACTGACGCTGAGGTTCGAAAGTGTGGGTAGCAAACAGGATTAGATACCCTGGTAGTCCACACCGTAAACGATGAATGCTAAGTGTTGGAGGGTTTCCGCCCTTCGGTGCTGCAGCTAACGCATTAAGCATTCCGCCTGGGGAGTACGACCGCAAGGTTGAAACTCAAAGGAATTGACGGGGGCCCGCACAAGCGGTGGAGCATGTGGTTTAATTCGAAGCAACGCGAAGAACCTTACCAGGTCTTGACATCTTCTGACAACCTAAGAGATTAGGTGTTCCCTTCGGGGACAGAATGACAGGTGGTGCATGGTTGTCGTCAGCTCGTGTCGTGAGATGTTGGGTTAAGTCCCGCAACGAGCGCAACCCTTATTACTAGTTGCCAGCATTTAGTTGGGCACTCTAGTGAGACTGCCGGTGACAAACCGGAGGAAGGTGGGGATGACGTCAAATCATCATGCCCCTTATGACCTGGGCTACACACGTGCTACAATGGACGGTACAACGAGTCGCGAAACCGCGAGGTTTAGCTAATCTCTTAAAGCCGTTCTCAGTTCGGATTGTAGGCTGCAACTCGCCTACATAAAGTCGGAATCGCTAGTAATCGCGGATCAGCATGCCGCGGTGAATACGTTCCCGGGCCTTGTACACACCGCCCGTCACACCATGAGAGTTTGTAACACCCAAAGCCGGTGAGGTAACCATTTATGGAGCCAGCCGTCTAAGGTGGGACAGATGATTGGGGTGAAGTCGTAACAAGGTAGCCGTAGGAGAACCTGCGGCTGGATCACCTCCTTTCTAAGGATATAACGGAAACCTACACACGATTGTTGAAACTTTGTTTAGTTTTGAGAGGCCTACTTCTCTATTTGAGGATGTTATGGGCCTATAGCTCAGCTGGTTTAGAGCGCACGCCTGATAAGCGTGAGGTCGATGGTTCAAGTCCATTTAGGCCCATCCTTTTTATATTTTTTATGGGGCCTTAGCTCAGCTGGGAGAGCGCCTGCTTTGCACGCAGGAGGTCATCGGTTCGATCCCGTTAGGCTCCATTGACAAGATAATTGTCAAATTTGTTCTTTGAAAACTAGATAATATTTTTCTAAAATAATTAACAAACCGAGAACACCGCGTTTTAAAGAGTTTAAAACAAGAAAAATCTTGAACGCTAAACTCATAACCGCTTTACCGTAGGTAAAGATAGGTTAAGTTATTAAGGGCGCATGGTGAATGCCTTGGCACTAGGAGCCGATGAAGGACGGGACTAACTCCGATATGCTCCGGGGAGCTGTAAGTAAGCTATGATCCGGAGATTTCCGAATGGGGAAACCCAATAGTTTTTATCGACTATTACTACTGGTTGAATACATAGACCAGTTAGAGGAAGACGCAGGGAACTGAAACATCTAAGTACCTGCAGGAAGAGAAAGAAAAATCGATTCCCTAAGTAGCGGCGAGCGAACGGGGAACAGCCCAAACCAAGAAGCTTGCTTTTTGGGGTTGTAGGACTGAATATTTGAGTTACCAAAGAATGTTATAATCGAATGATTTGGGAAGATCAGCGAAAAAAGGTGAAAGCCCTGTAGATGAAATGACATTCTCTCAATTCAGTATCCTGAGTACGGCGGAACACGTGAAATTCCGTCGGAATCCGGGAGGACCATCTCCCAAGGCTAAATACTCCCTAGTGACCGATAGTGAACCAGTACCGTGAGGGAAAGGTGAAAAGCACCCCGGAAGGGGAGTGAAATAGTTCCTGAAACCATGTGCCTACAAGTAGTTAGAGCCCGTTAATGGGTGATAGCGTGCCTTTTGTAGAATGAACCGGCGAGTTACGTTTGCATGCAAGGTTAAGTCGGAAATGACGGAGCCGTAGCGAAAGCGAGTCTGAATAGGGCGTATCAGTATGTAGACGTAGACCCGAAACCAAGTGACCTACCCATGTCCAGGTTGAAGGTGCGGTAAAACGCACTGGAGGACCGAACTCATGTATGTTGAAAAATGCTGAGATGAGGTGTGGGTAGCGGAGAAATTCCAAACGAACTTGGAGATAGCTGGTTCTCTCCGAAATAGCTTTAGGGCTAGCCTCGGAAAGAAAGGATCGTGGAGGTAGAGCACTGTTTGGACTAGGGGCCCATCTAGGGTTACTGAATTCAGATAAACTCCGAATGCCATCGATCTATATCCGGGAGTCAGACTGCGAGTGATAAGATCCGTAGTCGAAAGGGAAACAGCCCAGACCACCAATTAAGGTCCCTAAATATATGTTAAGTGGAAAAGGATGTGGAGTTGCATAGACAACTAGGATGTTGGCTCAGAAGCAGCCACCATTTAAAGAGTGCGTAATAGCTCACTAGTCGAGTGACCCTGCGCCGAAAATGTACCGGGGCTAAACATATTACCGAAATTGTGGATGCAACCGTAAGGTTGCGTGGTAGGAGAGCGTTCTAAGGGCGAAGAAGCTAGAC
Above is a window of Liquorilactobacillus hordei DSM 19519 DNA encoding:
- the serS gene encoding serine--tRNA ligase produces the protein MLDIKMIRLNEDEVKTRLATRNVKPETIDELLEQDKIRRELVVKTETLKQKRNEASQAIAQAKRNKEDAAKAIAEMKEVGNEIKKLDEQLNVVNDKVLDKAARLPNLPNPTIPVGPDEESNVEIKVVGTPRKFAFEPKAHWEIGEKLGILDFERGAKVSGSRFLYYKGWGARLERAIYNFMLDEHSKEGYTEVLPPYMVNGASMFGTGQFPKFKEDVFQIEGQDLTLIPTAEVPLTNYYRDEVIPDEDLPVYFTALSPSFRSEAGSAGRDTRGLIRLHQFNKVEMVKYCKQETSYDELEKMTLNAGNILDKLGLPYHVITLSTGDMGFSAAMTHDVEVWMPSQHVYREISSCSNCEDFQARRAHIQYRDQDGKLKFVHTLNGSGLAVGRTVAAIIENYQNEDGTIAVPEVLQPYLNGLEIIE
- a CDS encoding amino acid permease; protein product: MEAKRVTRKVSRTLKTRHLSMIALGGSIGTGLFVASGSAISTAGPGGALAAYIGIGIMVYFLMTSLGEMATYLPVTGSFATYSSRFVDPAFGFAMGWNYWFNWAITLAVDVSTVALVMKFWFPHVPTWIFSMVALIIIFAINAFSVLSFGEAEYWMSLIKVVTVIIFLIVGFLTIIGIMGGHAVGLENFVYHKAPFVGGVPTLLSVFVVAGFSFQGTELIGITAGESATPEKSIPRAIKQVFWRILLFYILSIFVIACLIPYTSSNLLGSSASDIAISPFTLVFKRAGLASAASVMNAVILTSVISAANSGMYASTRMLFSLAHHGNAPRIFSRLNTRGVPFYALLGTTAVGLLTFFASIYGTRIYSFLLSASGLTGFIAWLGIAVSHYRFRKAFKVQGKSLDDLRYHAKWFPFGPILSFVLCVLVIIGQDLKSFANWDWQAIGVSYMSIPLFLILFFYYKFKYHTKMIPLEKVDLTPHDIASKKID
- the alsS gene encoding acetolactate synthase AlsS; the protein is MEDKEKYYGADALIDSLANHDVEYVFGIPGAKIDRVFEKLEHPTNPKAPKLILTRHEQNAAFMAAGIGRITGKPGVVLTTSGPGASNLATGLVTATAEGDPVLAISGQVQRTDLLRLTHQSMDNAALFAPITKYSAEVQDPDNISEVVANAYREAEAGKQGAGFVSVPQDVVDAKVNTKVIKPLIAPKLGPASPVESTLLAQRIKAAQMPVLLVGMRASSPEATKAIRALISETHLPVVETFQGAGIIPRDMEDDFFGRVGLFRNQPGDQLLKKSDLVIAIGYDPIEYEPRNWNATGDANIVVIDTIESQIDKNFQPERELIGNIEQTLDFLLPYMKGYKVPETSHEYLSDLHVKLEERDEAPAVKEDQILNHPLSVIREMQSHITDDMTVTVDVGSFYIWMARHFRSYAPRHLLFSNGMQTLGVALPWAIAAALVRPNAQIVSVSGDGGFLFSSQDLETAVRLNLNIVHIIWNDGNFDMVKFQEELKYGQDAGVKFGPVDFAKYAESFGATGMKVTKASELKAVLDKAFATKGPVVVDIPVDYSFNHELGTQILEDQIH